A window of the Emys orbicularis isolate rEmyOrb1 chromosome 1, rEmyOrb1.hap1, whole genome shotgun sequence genome harbors these coding sequences:
- the SNU13 gene encoding NHP2-like protein 1: MTEAEVNPKAYPLADAQLTKTLLDLVQQSCNYKQLRKGANEATKTLNRGIAEFIVMAADAEPLEIILHLPLLCEDKNVPYVFVRSKQALGRACGVSRPVIACSITIKEGSQLKPQIQSVQQAIERLLV, translated from the exons ATG ACTGAGGCAGAAGTGAACCCCAAAGCTTACCCACTGGCTGATGCACAACTCACCAAAACTCTGCTGGACCTTGTACAGCAGTCCTGCAACTACAAACAGCTACGCAAGGGTGCCAATGAAG ccactAAAACACTGAACAGAGGAATAGCAGAATTCATTGTGATGGCTGCAGATGCTGAGCCCCTGGAGATCATCCTGCACCTCCCTCTCTTGTGCGAGGACAAGAATGTGCCCTATGTCTTTGTGCGCTCCAAGCAGGCCCTGGGCCGGGCATGTGGTGTCTCCCGGCCTGTCATTGCCTGTTCAATTACCATCAAGGAAGGGTCACAACTGAAGCCTCAGATTCAATCGGTCCAGCAAGCTATAGAGAGACTGTTGGTCTAA